The following are from one region of the Paenibacillus bovis genome:
- a CDS encoding alpha/beta hydrolase — translation MEIGQHYQQLIETLRMSQHREQEGYLTKIIKSVPDSDTAGALDPRVRDTIEQHAQNLTLLLPEEGSEADKESGEFDKPEMSAEDIAAFPVEEIRTAMVRSSLDITRRDIRIIEDTIQGRNGDIGLRIYRPGTGTSLPAIVYLHSGAFIAGSLDESRHICKALAEMVHAVVIAVDYRLAPEHPFPAGLMDSLDAVQWAYSQADVLGIHPDQIAIVGSSAGGNLAIGCSVLDRQQGTSFIGFQALLYPPLNSAGVTAEDFQWKLNDHGTENKRQQDHRELTVGAIQGYAFLGGKVYDLYLQQKTKKTDPLVSPLLLEDVSQLPETMIVTAEFDYLNHEGEAMAARLARAGVQTTLLRYQGLDHAFVEKIGYYPQAEDCLAEIAHAIRQKWGIEGGESV, via the coding sequence ATGGAAATTGGCCAACATTATCAACAGCTAATAGAAACACTGCGTATGAGTCAGCACAGGGAACAGGAAGGCTATCTGACGAAAATAATCAAATCTGTACCCGATTCGGATACTGCCGGAGCATTGGACCCCAGAGTACGAGATACGATAGAGCAGCATGCCCAGAATCTGACCCTTTTGTTACCGGAGGAAGGCTCGGAAGCAGACAAGGAATCCGGTGAATTTGACAAGCCGGAGATGTCTGCAGAGGACATCGCAGCTTTTCCTGTAGAAGAAATACGAACAGCCATGGTGCGTTCCAGTCTAGATATTACGCGTAGAGATATCCGCATCATCGAAGACACGATTCAGGGGCGAAATGGGGATATCGGCCTTCGAATCTATCGTCCGGGTACAGGAACATCCCTTCCGGCTATTGTTTATTTGCATAGCGGAGCCTTTATTGCCGGAAGCCTTGATGAATCGCGACATATTTGCAAAGCTCTGGCAGAAATGGTCCACGCCGTCGTGATTGCAGTAGATTACCGGCTCGCACCGGAGCATCCGTTTCCGGCAGGATTGATGGATAGTCTGGATGCTGTTCAATGGGCATATAGTCAGGCAGATGTACTGGGAATCCATCCAGACCAGATTGCTATAGTAGGCAGCAGTGCCGGAGGTAATCTGGCGATCGGATGCTCGGTGCTGGACCGGCAGCAGGGAACTTCATTTATCGGATTTCAGGCGCTGCTTTATCCGCCTTTGAATTCTGCGGGTGTAACGGCAGAAGATTTTCAGTGGAAGCTAAATGATCATGGCACAGAGAATAAGCGACAGCAGGATCATCGTGAGCTGACGGTAGGAGCGATTCAGGGCTATGCTTTTCTCGGCGGCAAAGTATATGATCTGTATCTTCAGCAAAAAACCAAGAAAACCGATCCTCTCGTATCTCCGCTACTGCTGGAGGATGTGAGCCAGCTGCCGGAGACGATGATCGTCACAGCCGAATTTGACTACCTGAATCACGAAGGAGAAGCTATGGCAGCCAGATTAGCTCGTGCCGGTGTCCAAACAACCTTGCTTCGCTATCAGGGGCTAGATCATGCCTTTGTGGAGAAAATCGGGTATTATCCGCAGGCAGAAGATTGCCTTGCCGAAATTGCCCATGCTATTCGGCAAAAGTGGGGAATAGAGGGCGGAGAATCTGTCTAG
- a CDS encoding YkuS family protein — MAKIAVEKPFDDVKEALEQKGHQVDLVESDQELTGYDLGVIRVQNDGDNDLYDFPVVSIEGMSIDEVVERVSDYVEKMK; from the coding sequence ATGGCTAAAATTGCAGTCGAAAAACCATTTGATGATGTAAAAGAAGCACTGGAACAAAAAGGACATCAGGTAGATTTGGTCGAGAGTGATCAGGAGCTGACAGGTTACGATCTTGGCGTAATCCGTGTCCAGAATGACGGAGATAATGACCTATATGATTTCCCGGTAGTCAGCATTGAAGGCATGTCTATCGATGAAGTGGTAGAGCGTGTAAGTGACTATGTGGAGAAAATGAAGTAA